In the genome of Streptomyces lydicus, the window CCGCCGGGCACTGCTCGAATGGACCTCCGGCCGCATCCAGCGCTACGGCCTGCCCTTCGTGATCGCCGTACGGTTCCTGCCCAGCGGCCGGATCGTCGGCGCCCTGGCCTCCGGGGTGCTGCGCTACCCGCTGCGCAAATACGCGCTCGGCGCCGCCATCGCCGAGGCGACCTGGGCGACGTACTCGGTTGGCCTCGGCTATGTGGGCACCGCCACCACCGGCCGCCCGCTCTACGCCGTCGGCGTCGGCTTCGGGGTCTCCTGCGCGGTCGCCGCCGCCGGCGCCGCGATCCAGTGGGCCGCCCGCCGCCGCGCCCTGCGCGACCCGCCGGAGGAGAGCGGCGAGGGCGAGGGCGGCGAGACCGCCGAAGGGGGCGACGGCGGCCGGAGCGAGGGACGGGGTGAGGGGCGGGGAGGCCGGGCCTCGGCCACCGCGTCGGCGCGATTGTCAGTGGGCGGCCCTACAGTGCAGACATGGGGTTATTACGCAGAGTGACTTTTTGGGTGCGCCGCGCCACCCGCGGCGGCCCGGACATCCGCCACGGCGACCGGCTCACCCGTGCGCCGCGAGCGCTCGCACGCCTCGGCGACATACAGCGCCTCCAAGGCCTCCGCGGGCGAGCACGGGCTCGGCGCGCGCCCCGCCACGACCTCGGCGAAGACGCCCAGCTCGGTGACGTAGGCGTCGTGGAAGCGCTCCATGAACGTGGCGTACGGGTCGGCCGCCCGCTGCCACGACAGCTTCGGCTCGGCGGACGGCAGCGGCGCACGGTCGTCGAGGCCGACGAAGCGGGCGCTCTCGGAGCCGCAGACCTCCAGCCGGACGTCGTGGCCCGCGCCGTTGTAGCGGGTCGCCGTGACGGTGGCCAGGGTGTCGTCGTCGAAGCGCAGCAGCGCCGCGCAGGTGTCCACGTCATCGCCGTCGGCGAAGAAGGGCGCGCCGCGGTTGGCGCCCTGGGCGTAGACCGAGACCACCTCACGGCCGGTGAGCCAGCGCAGGATGTCGAAGTCATGAATGCTGCAGTCCCGGAACAGCCCGCCGGAGGTGGGGATATAGCCGGCGGGCGGCGGCGTCCGGTCACTGGTGCAGGCCCGCAGGGTGTGCAGCCAGCCCAGCTCACCGGAGCGCAGTGCCTCGCGGGCGGCGCGGTAACCCGCATCGAAGCGGCGCTGGAAACCGATCTGTACCGGCACGGAGCCGGCCTGCGCCCGCTCCACCACACCGAGGGTGCCCGGCACGTCCGGCGCGACCGGCTTCTCGCAGAACACCGGCACCCCGGCGTCCAGGGCCTGGTGGATCAGCGTGGCGTGTGCGCTGGTCGCGGCGGTGATCACCACGCCGTCGAGGCCGTCCGCGTACATCTCCTCGATGCTCGCGGCGGACCGTACGCCCAGGGTCTCGGCCAGCGACGCGGCACGTGCGGTGTCCGCATCCGCGACGGCGATGCCGGTGACGCCCGGGACGCTCAGCAGGGTGCGGGCATGGAACGCGCCGATGCGCCCGGTGCCGATCAGACCGATCTTCATGCCTCGGTTCCTTTCCGGGGAGGGGGTGCGGACGAGGGAAGGGGAGGTCGAGGGGAGAGAAGGGGAGGAGGGGAGGGATGGGGGGCACGGGGCAGGTGGGGGTGGGCGGCTTGGGGGAGGGGGCACTCCCGTCGCGCCTTCCAGGTTCTTTGGAACGGTTCCGCCACTGCCGGTCACGGGCACCCTGCATGTCCTGATGTCCGGATGTCAACCATTCCGCAGCCCCCGCCGGTCTCTCCCTCGTCGGCTACGACCACACCTGCCTCGCCCGCATCCGCCACCTCTTGCTCAACTCGGTGAACAACGCCGGCCACGAGGCCGGCCGACGGGCGGCGCACGCCTGTCACTATTCCCGCCCTGGCCCGCCCGGCCGACCGGCCCCCTACGCCTTCCCGCCCCGCAGTTCGCGGTCCACCGCCCGCAGCAGGGTCAGCAGCATCCTGTTCAACGGAGTGGCGATGCCGTGCCGTTCGCCGGCCCTGACCACCGCTCCGGTGAGGAACTCATGCTCCAGCGGGCGGCCCGCCAGGCGGTCGTAGAGCATCGAGGAGCCACCGTCCCGAGGAGCGCCGGCGTACAGCTCAAGCGTCCGGGAGATGTCCGCCTCGCCGATGTCCGCCCCCTCGGCACGCGCGACGACGGCCGCCTCGCGCAGCAGATCGCGGGTGAGCGCGGCCATCTCCGGGTCGGCGAAGATCCCTGTCCGCTGCTGGAGAAGAGCGGTGATCGGATTGGCCGCGAGGTTGGTGAACAACTTGCGCCAGGCGGCCGTGGTGAAGTCCGGTACCCGATGCACCCGCAGCTCGCTGCCGTCCAGCAGGGCGGCGAACCGGTCCGCCAACGGGCCCTCGGGCACATGCAGTTCGCTGGCGACGTGGTGCAGGACCCGGCCGGGCGCGGTGCGCTCCGCCGAGATGTAGACCACGGTGGGGAGGATCCGGGTGCCCCGGGGAACGAGCGGCGCGACGCGCTCCTCCAGGCCGATGCCGTTCTGCAGCACCGCGACCGCGGTGCCTTGGCCGCACAGCCGCCGCAGCCAGCCCTCGGCGCCCGCGGTGTCCTGCGCCTTGGTGGTCAGCAGTACCCAGTCGACCGGCCCCACCTGCGCCGGATCGGT includes:
- a CDS encoding 2-dehydropantoate 2-reductase; its protein translation is MPRSSPAAAPARIAVIGGGAIGGYTAALARWAGLDVTLCVRSPLDGLSIESGGTVRPAAVRIVTDPAQVGPVDWVLLTTKAQDTAGAEGWLRRLCGQGTAVAVLQNGIGLEERVAPLVPRGTRILPTVVYISAERTAPGRVLHHVASELHVPEGPLADRFAALLDGSELRVHRVPDFTTAAWRKLFTNLAANPITALLQQRTGIFADPEMAALTRDLLREAAVVARAEGADIGEADISRTLELYAGAPRDGGSSMLYDRLAGRPLEHEFLTGAVVRAGERHGIATPLNRMLLTLLRAVDRELRGGKA
- a CDS encoding DedA family protein — its product is MDVLALYGLLVLTTLPPLIPNSALLVTTGVLASRGEVFLPLVLLTVGGSALLGDLLMYAVARRFGEPVRTWMRRNPRRRALLEWTSGRIQRYGLPFVIAVRFLPSGRIVGALASGVLRYPLRKYALGAAIAEATWATYSVGLGYVGTATTGRPLYAVGVGFGVSCAVAAAGAAIQWAARRRALRDPPEESGEGEGGETAEGGDGGRSEGRGEGRGGRASATASARLSVGGPTVQTWGYYAE
- a CDS encoding Gfo/Idh/MocA family protein — encoded protein: MKIGLIGTGRIGAFHARTLLSVPGVTGIAVADADTARAASLAETLGVRSAASIEEMYADGLDGVVITAATSAHATLIHQALDAGVPVFCEKPVAPDVPGTLGVVERAQAGSVPVQIGFQRRFDAGYRAAREALRSGELGWLHTLRACTSDRTPPPAGYIPTSGGLFRDCSIHDFDILRWLTGREVVSVYAQGANRGAPFFADGDDVDTCAALLRFDDDTLATVTATRYNGAGHDVRLEVCGSESARFVGLDDRAPLPSAEPKLSWQRAADPYATFMERFHDAYVTELGVFAEVVAGRAPSPCSPAEALEALYVAEACERSRRTGEPVAVADVRAAAGGAAHPKSHSA